Within Halobacterium jilantaiense, the genomic segment GACGCCGACCACGACCACCCCGACCTCTCCGAGGACGTGGCTGCGGCGCTCGACGCGGCCGAGCGCGTGGACGAGGAGACCGCCATGCTCACCGAGGACGTGGCGGAGCTGACCGACCGCGTGGACGCCGGCTTCGAGAACTTCGAGGCGGTTCTGGAGTTCCTCCGGGACGAGACCGACGACCTCTCGGAGAAGGTGACGACGCTCGCGTCAGCGGTGGTGTCGATGCGGGAGGCCGTGCGGACGGTCGGCGCGGCGGAGGCCCGGCGGTCGCGCACGGACGCCCTGAAGCGCACGGCGAACGTCGCGGGCGTCGAGGAGGCGGACTGCGGGGACTGCGGGCAGTCGGTGACGCTGGCGCTGTTGACCGCGCCGGAGTGCCCGTACTGCGGTGCGCCGTTCGAGGACGTCGAACCGGGGTCGGGCTGGTTCAACAGCCACACGCTGGAGACGGGCGCGACGCCCGCGCTGACCGCGGGTCGGTCGTGGCTGGACGACGACAGCGAGGACCGCGAGGGCGCGTGGCTCGGCGCGGAGACCGAGACGCTGGAGGAGATGGCCGCTGGCGACTCGCCGGCCGACGACGCGGACGACGACCGCGACGCGCCCGTGGAGCCTGCGGAGGTTCTGGACGCGGACGGCGAGAGCCCGGGGCGTGCGGACGGTGGTGAGCCGTGAGCGGCGAGGGGCCGCGCCGCGACCGCGGGTCGGACGACGACGCCGAGCGCGGCGACGCGTCCGGGGAGTCGGCGGCCGCGGACGAGGACGACGCGCCGCTGTCGGACCTGCGTCGAGACGTCGACGAGCGCCGCGACCGGGAGGACGACGACTTCGAGGAGCTGTTCGCGGAGATGGAGGTCGGTGACGTCGACGAGGCCGAGGTGTGGGCGGCGCTCGACGAGTCCGCCGACGAGCCGGTCGTCGACCCGGGCGTCGTGACCGACGCAGTCGGCGAGCCGGCGGACGACGACGGCGAGACGACGGTCGTGGAGAAGAGCCTCTGCCACGGCTGCCCGCACTTCGCGGACCCGCCGGAGACCGCCTGCACGCACGACGGCACGACCATCGAAGCGGAGGTCGACACCGGCCACTTCCGGGTGCGGGACTGTCCCGTCGTCGCCGAGCGCGAAGCCCGTGACCCGGGGGACTTTTCCCCGGACCCCGAGTAATTCAAATATGCAGTTCTGCGACGAGTGCGGCTCGATGATGCACAAGCAGGACGGCGAGATGGTGTGTCAGTCCTGTGGCGCGTCCGCCGAGTCCGAGGCCGACGAGGGGTTCGTGGAGACCGCGAGCCAGGACACCAGCG encodes:
- a CDS encoding Rpo12/RPC10 RNA polymerase subunit family protein yields the protein MADGTSDGVEGATLEGPAAAWLAERADELGLDEEVFLKRVVAAYRSVEDNDLDADLATSDEHADRLDDLVDRVEDVESQVGEAESRVADAEADFDEKLQDVRERVVQVKREADGKADADHDHPDLSEDVAAALDAAERVDEETAMLTEDVAELTDRVDAGFENFEAVLEFLRDETDDLSEKVTTLASAVVSMREAVRTVGAAEARRSRTDALKRTANVAGVEEADCGDCGQSVTLALLTAPECPYCGAPFEDVEPGSGWFNSHTLETGATPALTAGRSWLDDDSEDREGAWLGAETETLEEMAAGDSPADDADDDRDAPVEPAEVLDADGESPGRADGGEP